A genomic window from Blastococcus saxobsidens DD2 includes:
- the rpoZ gene encoding DNA-directed RNA polymerase subunit omega, which yields MSGVAPAPEGITNPPIDELLERTSSKYGLVIFAAKRARQINAYYSQLSEGLLEYVGPLVDTAPQEKPLSIALREINEGLLAHTAGEN from the coding sequence GTGTCCGGAGTCGCACCCGCCCCCGAGGGCATCACCAACCCGCCGATCGACGAGCTCCTCGAGCGCACCAGCAGCAAGTACGGGCTGGTCATCTTCGCCGCCAAGCGCGCGCGCCAGATCAACGCCTACTACAGCCAGCTCTCCGAGGGCCTGCTGGAGTACGTCGGCCCGCTGGTCGACACCGCGCCGCAGGAGAAGCCCCTGTCGATCGCGCTGCGCGAGATCAACGAGGGCCTGCTGGCCCACACCGCCGGCGAGAACTGA
- the mihF gene encoding integration host factor, actinobacterial type: MPLPDLSPEQRAAALEKAAAARKARAELRERLKSKGATVGDVLKQGETDEVIGKMRVSAVLESLPGVGKARAAKIMERLEISPTRRVRGLGANQRRALEAEFGSDQVVAEQVPVDGAV; encoded by the coding sequence ATGCCCCTGCCTGACCTGTCCCCGGAACAGCGGGCCGCCGCCCTGGAGAAGGCGGCCGCAGCCCGCAAGGCGCGTGCTGAACTGCGTGAGCGACTCAAGAGCAAGGGCGCCACGGTCGGCGACGTCCTCAAGCAGGGCGAGACCGACGAAGTGATCGGCAAGATGCGCGTCTCCGCCGTCCTGGAGTCCCTGCCGGGAGTCGGCAAGGCGCGGGCTGCGAAGATCATGGAACGCCTGGAGATCTCCCCGACGCGGCGCGTGCGGGGTCTGGGCGCCAACCAGCGGCGGGCCCTGGAGGCCGAGTTCGGCAGCGACCAGGTGGTCGCCGAACAGGTCCCCGTCGACGGCGCCGTCTGA
- the gmk gene encoding guanylate kinase → MAAATSARLTVLSGPSGVGKGTVVAAVRQRHPDVWVSVSVTTRRPRVGEVDGVHYHFVEDAEFDRLIATDGLLEWAEYAGNRYGTPVAPVAAQLATGRPALLEIELQGARQVRARAQEAQLVFLAPPSWGELVSRLAGRGSEPAAVQERRLAIAQAELVSSGEFDVVVVNDDVARAADELVGLLTAPSPSLCPGGSAHE, encoded by the coding sequence GTGGCTGCAGCGACATCGGCACGGCTGACCGTGCTCTCCGGACCCTCCGGGGTGGGCAAGGGCACCGTGGTCGCCGCGGTCCGGCAGCGGCACCCCGATGTGTGGGTGTCGGTGTCGGTGACCACTCGTCGTCCTCGCGTCGGTGAGGTCGACGGCGTCCACTACCACTTCGTCGAGGACGCCGAGTTCGATCGCCTGATCGCCACCGACGGGCTGCTGGAGTGGGCCGAGTACGCCGGCAACCGCTACGGCACCCCGGTCGCTCCCGTGGCGGCGCAGCTGGCCACCGGCCGGCCGGCGCTGCTGGAGATCGAGCTGCAGGGCGCCCGGCAGGTGCGGGCCCGGGCACAGGAGGCGCAGCTGGTCTTCCTCGCCCCGCCTTCCTGGGGGGAACTGGTCAGCCGGCTGGCCGGCCGCGGGTCGGAGCCGGCGGCCGTCCAGGAGCGCCGGCTGGCCATCGCGCAGGCCGAGCTCGTCTCGTCCGGGGAGTTCGACGTGGTCGTCGTCAACGACGACGTGGCCCGCGCTGCGGACGAGTTGGTAGGCTTGCTGACTGCGCCGTCACCCAGCCTCTGTCCGGGCGGCAGCGCCCACGAGTGA